CTGCCGGAGAGCGACAGATCGGCCTTGAGGCCACGGAGGCGATCGATGGCGAGGCGGCCCGCGCCGACGATGGCCGCGGCCCTCAATTCGCGGGTGGCGAGTTCGATGGTGACCGGACCGCTGCCCGCACCCGGCGTGCCGCCCCAGGCGGAGCGGTTCGGATGGATCTTGAGCACGCCCGACTGGACCTCGATCGTCACGCGATCGAGCGCCGCCTGGTCGCCTTTCGCCCGCGCCCGCGTCGTCGTGCCGGTGACGAGGGTGACCTGGTACGGTCCTTCGATCCGGAGGCGATCGAAGTCGGTGACGGAGTAGCTGCGCTCGGCGGCGAGCGCCGGCGCGGCGGCGAGGAGCGGGAGCAGAAAGGCGGCACGGTGGATCATGCGCCGGAGCATGGCCGCAAATGGTTAACAGCCGGGTAAAGCGGCGATCCGTCTCTTCTTCTTGTTCTCCCCCTTCAGGAGAGGACAAGAAGAAGCGGAGGGCCGAGGACGAACACCGCGCCGCGAAGCAGGCGGGGCGCCGGCCCCCGCATCACCCCGTGCAGCGCGCCTCGCCGGAGCCCATCTTCGAGATATTGCACTTGGCAGGGCCGGAGAGTTCGACGTCGCCCGAGCCGACGATCGAGATGTCGGCGCTCTGCATGGCGCGCGCCTTGACGTTGCCGGAGCCGACGATCGAGACGTTGGTGCGCTGGACTTCCAGGCCTTCGAGCGAAAGGTCGCCCGATCCCGCGACGGAAACGTCGCCGCTCTCCGCTTTGCCCTTGGCGCGGATGCCGCCCGAGCCGGCGATCGAGAAGCTCGCCGCCTTCACCTGGAGTGCGCCGATGTCCATGTCGCCGGAGCCGCCGATCGAGCCTTCGAAGCGGTCGCCGCTCACCTTGTCGATCTTCATGTCGCCGGAACCGCCGATCGAGGCCGCCGCGAGCGCGGGCAGGGTGACGTAGACCGTCACCGGAGACTTGTCGGAGTTCCACTTGAAGGAGAAGCCCTTCTTGGTGCCGATCTCGAGCTCGCCGTCTTCGACCCGGATGTCGAGCTTGTCGATGATCCCGAGATCGCCCTCCGCGCGCACCGATGGCGCGCCGCCGACCGTGACCACGACATTGTGCGGTCCGCCGAGCGCGACCTTGTCGAAGCTGCCGACCTCGAACGCGCGGCTGCCGTTCTGGCCGCTCGGCTTGGCGTCGTGATTCTGCGCATCGGCGCTGAAGTTGCACGCCGCCAGCAGCAGCATCGACCCCAGGGTCGCGATTGGTCCGCGCATCGTTTCTCTCCCCATCAGGTGTATTGCCTGTATAATACGCAGCTGCGACGCGCGGTGCAAGTGGGAAGAAGGGGAGGCGCAGGGCACTCGCATTTGGGTCAATAGGGTCTTTGCCTGGCCAGGCCCCTCATTCCTCCCTGTCGCCATAGGCGATGGAGAGGGATGATCAGGTTTGAACTGCCCTGCAGTTTAGAGCCATGCCGGTGGCATGGCGCGCCTGATCATCACGAAGTGCGGTGGAGGGGCTTCAGGCGCTGATGGCCCCTCCACCAGCTTTCAGCTGGTCCCCCTCCCCATCCGCTTTGCGGACAGGGAGGATGAGAAGGTCAAATGCAATCACCCTAAGGGGCGGCGCTACCGCGAACGCCCCTCCAGCCCTTGCTGGAGGGCGGGGGGTGGTTCTTCTTCCTGCTCTCTGCGGGGCTCGGTTGGAAGTCCGTGAAGAAGGGGCCACCCCCGGCCCCTCCAGCAAGGGCTGGAGGGGAGACACGCCTTTTCCTGACCGGATAGGGTGGTGACGAAATCGACCGGTTACCTGGGTGACAGGTTCAGCCACGTCTCCGCTTCGCGCATGCACGAAGGGACAAAAAAAGGCGGCCCGTTTCCGGACCGCCTCTTTGGCTGGATCGGTGGGGAGGCTCAGGCCTCGATCACCTTTTCCTTGTTGTAGATCGCGGCAGCCTTGTTGAGGATGTCGAGGATCTTGTCGAGCGCCTTGGGCTCGTCGAGCCCTTCGAGCGCGGCCAATTCGCGAGCGAGGCGGCTGGAGGCCGCTTCGAAGATCTGGCGCTCGGAATAGCTCTGCTCCGGCTGATCGTCGGCGCGGAACAGGTCGCGGGTCACCTCGGCGATCGAGACGAGATCGCCCGAGTTGATCTTCGCTTCATATTCCTGCGCGCGCCGCGACCACATGGTGCGCTTCACCTTCGGCTTGCCCTTCAGGGTGGCGAGCGCTTCCTGCATCGTCTTGTCGGACGACAGCTTGCGCATGCCGACGCTCTCGGCCTTGTTGGTGGGGACGCGGAGCGTCATCCGCTCCTTTTCGAAACGAAGCACATAAAGCTCGAGCTGCATGCCCGCGATATCCGTGCTCTGCAATTCGATGACACGACCGACGCCGTGCTTGGGATACACCACATAATCGCCAACGTCGAAGCTCAACGCCTTCGCTGCCATCTATTTCGACCTTCCTATGGAATTGGCGCGCGGGGTGCCGGATCGCCTCCCCAACGAACCCGGATGCCTTTAGCGGCCTGCAAAATCATCATCACACGCGAATGCGCAGACGCAATCGCCTTCCGATGATCAGCATATATCACGAAGGGTGCTGAAAAGCTACCCTTTTAGGCAAGGCGTGGCCGATTCCCGTCCAGTCGCGAGACAGTCCGGGATTCCCTGATTGCCAGAGACTTAAACCGCGCTTGCGCGGCGGAGACTCAGTCTCCCAGGCCGGGACTGGCCGAGAAATATTTCTCGAACTTGCCTTCCTCGCCCTTGTGGTCGTCGGCATCGGCCGGAGATTCGCGCTTGCGGGTCAGGTTCGGCCATTCGGCCGAATAGGTCGCGTTGACCTCCAACCACTTTTCGAGGCCGGCCTCGGTATCGGGCAGGATCGCCTCGGCCGGGCATTCGGGCTCGCAGACGCCGCAATCGATGCACTCGTTAGGATTGATGACGAGCATGTTCTCGCCCTCGTAGAAGCAGTCCACCGGGCACACTTCCACGCAGTCCATATATTTGCAGCGGATGCATGCATCGGTGACGACGTAAGTCATGACTTCCTTCTCCCTGTACGGGCCGGCTCTAGTCGCCGCCCCCTTCGCTCGTCAACGGGGAGCCTTCGACCAGCTCGCTGTAGAGCATGCGCGCTTCCGCCGGCGGGCCGCGGCGAGCGGGCAAGGCTTCGATCCGCAGCACCCGCACCCTGCCGTGAACGGCGAAAGACAGCACGTCGCCGATCCGCACCGGCGCGTGGGCACGATCGACGATCCGGCCCGAGAGGCGCAGATGCCCTCCCTCGGCCAGCGCCTGGGCGAGCGACCGGGTCTTCACGATCCGGGCGAACCAGAGGAATTTATCGAGCCGGAGCGTGTCAGCCACGCCGGAGCCCCGCCAGCGCCGCAAAGGCATGGGAAGGATCCGCCTGGGGCTCCGGCCGCCGGCGGGCATGGCCGCGCCACACCCAGCCAGGCTGTTCGCCCGGCGTGGCGCCGCTCGGGCGGAAGCCGAGATCGCGCATCAGCTTGGCGATCGTCTGCGGCTGCAGGCCGAGCGAGGTGGCGAGCGCTTCGTCGACATAGGTTTCCGCCTTGCCGGCGCGCGCCTCGAACGCGCGCTTCGCCAGCCGCTCGACAAGATCGACCCGGACCATCTGCGGGCCGAGCGCGCGATAGCCGAGCCTGGCGAGCAGCCGCCGCTCCGTCTCTCCCGGTGTCGGCAGGACGACGGCGGATTCGGACGGGAGCAGGGGCATGGCGACGCCCGAGCAGGCGCTGCGCAGCGCCGTACGCCAGCGCCGCGGCTCCGGCTTCAGGATGTCAGGCAGATACAGATCGAGGGCGCCGATCCGGACCCTGAGGCGGGTGATCAGCTTGCGCTGCTCGCGCTCGAGCGCGGCGATCGGCTTGGCCACCACCTCCCGCGGCACGATCCCGCCTTCGTCGACCAGCATCGCCAGGATCGAGCGGATCGCGGGCGGCGCACTCGAATCCTGCGCCGCCGCACCCGCGGCGCGCAGCGGCGCCAGCCAGTGTTCGACCTGATGGCGCAGCCAGAGGTCGAGACGCGAGGTGACGGTGGAGCGTCCGCGTTCCGACAGCCGATCGAGCCTGCGATCGATCAGCAGGCGCGGCGACAGCAGATTCTTGCCCGGGCCGAGCCGCGCCACCTCGTGCCCGCGCCATAGGATCGCGATCGGCAGGCCGGGATCGGTGCGGAGGGTGAAATGGTCGTCGGTGTCGGCGGCGAGGGCTGCCGCGCGCTTCTCGAACTCGCCGCCGAGCCGGCGCTCGGCTGTGGCCAGCAGCATCTTGCGATCGGCGTGCTTGGCGGTCGGATCGACCTCGAACGAGAAGCCCTCCATGCGGCCGATCGGGAACGAGCCGACGGTGACCTCGCCCTGCTCGTCGACGATCACCGGGAATTCGCCGGCACCCTTGCGGCCGATGTCGCGCAGCAGCACCGAGGTGCGGCGGTCGACGAAGCGCTGGGTCAGGCGCTCGTGCAGCGCGTCGGAGAGCTTCTCTTCGACCTCGCGGGTGCGCTCGGCCATCGTCACCGGATCGGCCAGCCAGTCGGCGCGATGAGCGATATAGGCCCAAGTGCGCACTCCGGCGATGCGGTCGGCGAGCGTGTCGATATCGCCCTGGACGTTGTCGAGCGCGGCCACCTGACTTGCATACCAGCCCTGCGGAATGCGGCCGTCCCCTTCGCTGAGATGCAGGAAGATGCGGCCGACGAGGCGAGCGTGATGATCGGGGCCGGTCTTGCGGAAATCGGGAAGGCCGCAGGACGCCCAGAGACGCCGGACCTGGTCCTGACCCTTGGCGCGGGCCGCGATTTCCGGATCCTCGGCGAGCCGCTTCAGCACGGCGAGATCGATCGCCTCCGGCGCCGCGCGCAGCCCGAGGGCGGTCGGCCGGCGCTCCAGCGAGCGAACCAGCGCGTCGACGCTGCGGACATCGGGATCGCCCTCGCGCCAATAGAGATGGTCGAGCGGAGCGAAGCGATGCTCCTCGATCGCTTCGATCTCCTCGGGCCGGAATTCGGCAGCGAGTTCGCCTTCGAGCGTGATCGAGCCGAAGGTGCCGTCGCGCTGGTGGCGCCCGGCGCGGCCGGCGATCTGCGCCATCTCGGCCGGAGTGAGGCGGCGGCGGCGGCGCCCGTCGAACTTGGACAGGCCGGCAAAGGCGACATGGGTCACGTCCATGTTCAGCCCCATCCCGATCGCGTCGGTGGCGACGAGATAATCGACCTCGCCCGCCTGATACATCGCCACCTGCGCGTTGCGGGTCCGAGGCGACAGCGCGCCCATGACCACCGCGGCACCGCCCCGCATCCGGCGCAGCATCTCGGCCACCGCATAGACCTGCTCGGCGGAGAAGGCGACGATCGCCGAGCGCGGCGGCAGCCGCGACAGCTTGGTCGGCCCGGCATATGAGAGGGTGGAGAAACGCGGGCGGCCGATGATCTCGGCCTTGGGCAGCAGCGCGCGAACCATCGGCGCCAGCGCTTCGGATCCGAGGATCATCGTTTCCTCGCGGCCGCGGGCATGAAGCATGCGATCGGTGAAGACGTGGCCGCGCTCCGGATCCGCGCCGAGCTGCGCCTCGTCGAGCCCGACAAACGCGAAATCACGCTCCATCGGCATCGATTCCGCCGTGCACAGGAACCAGCGTGCGTCCCGAGGCAGGATCTTCTCCTCGCCGGTGATCAGCGCGATCTGGTTCGCGCCCTTGAGCTTGACCATGCGATCATAGACTTCGCGCGCCAGCAGCCGCAGCGGAAAGCCGATCATCCCCGACGAATGCGCGGCCATGCGCTCGACCGCGAGGTGGGTCTTGCCCGTATTGGTCGGACCGAGAATGGCGGTAAGCGGGGCCCGCGCGAACTGACTCATGGGAACTAGATCGGGCCTCCGGTCGGCAGACGCAATGATCTGCATAAGAGGGAGCAACGATTCAACGGCTCATCGGCTCCAGCCGACGCTTCGCCGCAGGGGAGGCAAGCCCGTACCAGGGTCTTAATGTTGATTTAACTGTGTTTCCGCAGAGTCCCGGGGTGTGAAGCGACGGGCAGGGCCAACGGGCTGCGCCTCGGCGCTTCGAAATCTTTGGTTTGAGACTGCGGGGATTGCCGCTTTGTATCAGTTCAACACTTTCGGAGCCGGCAACGCCGGAGGCGGCGGCGCCGCAACGCTCAGCGCCGATGCGGCCCTGCTCCGCTCGCGCAGCTTCGGCGTCCGCCAGGACGAGCCGCCGCAAGGCCGTCGTTTCGATCTCGTCGTCGATCTCGGCAGCGGGATCGGCTCGCTGACCTGGTTCCGCGGCCTCGCGACCTGCGGATTGCTCTGCTACGCCGCGATCTCGCTCGCACCCGGCTTCGATCCGATCCCGACGGCTTCGGCCAAGCCGCTTTCCGACCGCCAATGGGACCAGGCCAAGGCGCTCGCAATCTCGCCGCTCGCGCTCGGCGCCGATACCGGCCGCCGCATGGCACCGAACGAAAAGAAGGTGCGCCCGCTGCTCGATACGCCGGAGCGTCCCAGCCTCGATCTCATCGCGACGATCGGCATGGGCGACAGCTTCGCCCGTGCGCTGACCCGGACCGGCATCGCCGATGCAGAGGCGGACCGGGTTGCAACCCTGATCGGCGGGGTCGTTCCCGTTGACGACTTGAGGCCCGGTACCGCGATGCAGATCGTGCTCGGCCGTCGCGCCAATCGCTCCACTGCTCGCCCGCTGCAATCCCTGGCGCTTCGTGCCCGCTTCGATCTCAAGCTCGAGATCGTTCGCCAGGGCAAGGACTATATCGTCAAGCGCACGCCGATAGCGGTGGATACCACGCCGCTCCGCATCCAGGGCAGCATCGGCGACGGCCTGTACCGCTCGGCGCGGGCGCTCGGCGCTCCGGCCAAGGCGGTGGAAGCCTATATCCGGGCGATTGCCGGGAAGACCGAGATCGGCTCGCTCGGCCGATCCGACCGGTTCGACATCATCCTGGAACACAAGCGCGCCGCCACCGGCGAGACCCAGACCGGCGACCTCCTGTTCGCCGGCCTGAATCGCGCCAGCGGCAAGGATCTCCAGCTCCTGCAATGGGAGCAGGACGGCAAGCTGCAATGGTTCGAGGCGGAAGGGGTCGGCCGCAGCAGCGGGACCCTGACCCGTCCCGTTCCGGGCACCGTCTCGTCCAATTACGGCATGCGCCGCCACCCGATCCTGGGCTACTCGCGCATGCATCGCGGCATGGATTTCCGCGCCGGCTACGGCACGCCGATCCTGGCGGCGACCGACGGCAAGGTCGCGTCGGCCGGCTGGGCCGGTGGCCACGGCCAGCGCGTCCAGCTGACCCACAGTGACGGCCTGTCGACGAGCTATTCGCACATGAGCCGGATCGCGGTGCGTCCCGGCACCAGCGTCCGCCAGGGCCAGGTGATCGGCTATGTCGGATCCACCGGCCTTTCGACCGGCCCCCACCTCCATTACGAGCTCTACAAGAACGGCGTTTCGGTCAATCCGGCGAGCGTGACCTTCGTCAGCCGTTCGCAGTTGAGCGGCACCGAGCTTGCCAGCTTCCGCCAGAAGCTGCGTGGCCTGCTCGGCACCCCGGTCGGCGGCACCATTCGCAGCGCGGAGGCGACGCCCAAGGCGCCGGCCGCCGGCGTGATCCGCGCCGGCGCGACCGCGCCGAACAAGGCGCTCGGTGCAACCCTGCGCACGGCGCAGGCCGCGTCGAAGAAGAAGCCGTCGTAAGCAGACGGGGCGGGCGCTCCCGCGTGGGCGTGAGCGGGCGGCCGGGAACGGCCGCCCGCCAGTGACGTTCATCGGAGCAAAGGAGCTCCGATATGGCGGATACAACATTCGACACGCCCGGCGGCGGCAGCCCGGCCCCGAGCGCACCCGGCGCGGCCGACAGCGAACGCGGTCGTCCCGCGACCTTCGATCCCAAGAGCGGCGAAGTGCATGGCAGCGGCTCGGGCGCGGGCGGCGGCGGCAACCAGGCCGAGGATTATGACGGCGATCCCATGGCCGGCGCGAGCCAGGAGCCGGTCGGCAGGGCACGTCCGATCGACAAGGCCATCGACCGCCCGATCGACCCCGACGAGGGAATTTGATCATGGCCGGCACCCAAAGCGGCAGCGGCCATCCGACTCCGGGCAGCGATGAGGCCCGCCACCACGAAATTCCCGAAAGCCTGGAAGCCGAGAAAGGCCGCGGCGACGATTCGCGGCCGGTCGTCCAGCCCGGCCGCGACGCGGTCGCGCCCGACGGCACGCGCTACCGCTATGACGATCTCGGCCGCGCCGAAGACGTCGAGGATTGAGAACAGGAGAGACAGGATGGCAAACGACAACGACAATGCGCCGCTGAGCGGCAGCGATCTTCAGAAATCCCAGTCGGGCGGCGGTTCCGGCGAGTTCGGCGGCAGCATGGACCAGCGCCAGGCAGAACCGGTCGGCGGCGGCACCACCGCCAGCGACCGCAGCAGCGCCGGCGGCTCGAGCGGCACCGGCGGCTACGGCAAGGCCCAGAACGTGACCCTGCAGCGCGAAGGACAGCCGGCGCAGGGCAGCCAATCGGGGCTCGCCGGCGGCGATCTCAGCGAAGGCGGCCGATCCGAGGACAGCAGCGAGATCGGCAACGCACCGAGCGGGCAATCGCGCGGCGAACGCTACGACGAGGAGCAGGGCGGCGGCCGCGGCGTGATGTTCGACGGCACCAGCAGCGTAAGCGAATATGTCGACGACCAGGGCGACGGCCGCGGCGAAACCGACGCGGAGGAATTCGAGCGCGAGAGCGACTGAGCGCTCCTCTTTGCATGCGGCGGGGCGGCGGTGCCCTCCAGGGAACCGTTCGCCCCGCCGCACGTCTGTTACGCATCAGTTACAACCATGGGGACTGAGCATGGCGAACTCGAACTCCGACGACCAGAAGACGAGCGGCTCCAGGACCGGCGGTGCCGATGCGGACAAGGAGTCCGGCGCGGTCTTCCCCGATGCGCTCAAGGAAGCTGGACAGCGTGCTGCGGAACTGGCCCAGAATCCGATCGCGCGGTCGATGATGGCCGCCGGTCTGGTCGCCGCGGCCGCCGCGCTGACCGCCAATGCCCGCGTTCGCAAGACGGTGCGCGACGCCGGCACCGACGCAGTCGACACCGCGAGTGCGGCGGCGGACAGCGCCAGCAAGATCGGTGCGGCGATCGTCTCGGCGGCGACCGACGCAGTGCGCCGTCTGCTCTCGGTCGGTGAGAGCGGCACCGGTTCGAACGCGGAGTCGAGCAGCGACGGCAAATCCACTTCGTCGCGATCCGCAGCGGCGAAGAGCGGACGCGGCAGTAGCAGCAGCCGCAAGAGTTCGGCGTCGGCCAGCCGATCGAAGGCCAGCTCCGGCGGCAGCCGACGCGGCAAGGCCGCTGCGGCACCGACCGCCGAGAGCACCGGCGCGGGCGAATCGAGCGGCGGCGCCAAGGCCGCCGGCAGCCGGTCGCGGACCAGCGCCAAGACGGCGAGTGCCGGTAAGACCAAGGCGAGCGCCAGCGGAACCAGCTCTGGCGGGCGCGGCCGCTCCGGCGCAAACGGCTCGACCGGCAGCAGCGATGCCGGTGCGGCCAAGGCCCCGGCGAAGCGGGCGACGAAAAGCGCACCGGCCGGCACCCGCAGCAGCGGTGGGCGGCGCAAGGCAACTGGAGACGGCGCCGGCGCTTCGGCATCGGGCGGCAGCAGTGGTTCCGGCGGCGGCGACAGCTGACGCAGGCACCGACTCCACGACAAGAAAGAAACGGGGCTCGGCCGTCGCGGCCGAGCCCTTTCTTATCTAAAGCGGCCGCCCGGCCGCGCAGGCTTCGAATTCGACCGGATCGTGCGCGCAGATGATCCGGACCTCGCCCGATTTCTCCACGGAGAGCCGGCGCAACCGTTCCTGATTGCTGAGGCGCGCGCTACGATCCACTTCCATCAGGTTCTGATAGCCGCGCAGGCCCGGCGTGCATTTCCGCCTGGGACCGCGCATCTCGCCGCGGTAGAAATAGGCGTCGCCGGCGTGAAGGAACCAGCCGTCGTCGGCCTGGATGGCTATCCCGGCATGACCCCATGTGTGGCCTGGCAGGGGCACGAACAGGATTTCGGGCGGCAGCCCCTCCAGCGCACGCACCGCAGGAAAGCCGAACCAGGCCTCGCCATTGCCGCTGTAGCGCCGCCACTTGTCGACTTCGTTGAACTGCGCCGGACGATAGCGGTTGCGCGGAACGAAGCCCCTGCGCGGACCGGTGGCGGCGGTGAACTCCGCATCCATCAGGTGGATGGTCGCGTGCGGGAAATCCTCGAGCCCGCCGGCATGATCGAAATCGAGGTGGGTGAGCAGGATGTGACGAACGTCGGAGGGGTTGAAGCCAAGCCGCTGGATCTGCCGGATCGCAGTTTCTTCCTCGCGCAGCTTGATGTTGAGCAGGCTGCGCATCGTCTTGGTGATTCGCGGATCGGGGGGGCGATGGGGATGGTCGACGTCCTTCAGGCCGTAGCCGGTGTCGATCAGCACGAGGCCGTCATTGGTTTCGATCAGCAGGCAATGGCAGACCAGGCGGCCGGTGAGCCCGAGGCTCCGGCCGTCGAAGAATGCGCCCCCGAACGGGCAATCGGTTCCGCAATTGAGGTGATGTATCCGCATCGGCGCGCCTCCTGTTCGAGGCGGCTAACGCCGGCCGCGGCGCGGCGGCTCCGAGCCGGTGCAAAAAAGAAGCGGGGCGCCGCTCGGACGCCCCGCTTCGGGTACGCATTACAAAAAAGGCAGAGGCCTTAGCGGCAGCGGGCTCGGCTGCCGCGATTGCGATCGATCTCGCGGCCGGCAAGGGCACCCGCGACGGCACCGAGAACCGTTCCGGTGGTTCGTTCGCCCCGGGTGTCGATCGCCCGGCCAGCGAGGGCACCGGCAGCGCCGCCGACGATCAGGCCGGTGGTGCCGTTCTTGCGCTTGCAGCGCACGCGACCCTGGCTGTCGCGCCAGGTGCGGCCGTGATAATAACCATCGTCGCCGCGCGCGAAGGCGGGGGCGGCGGGCATGACCGGCATCGCCATCGTGGCGGCCAGCACGGCAAGAGTGACTTTACGCATGAGTTCCTCGCTGGTTGATTTCTTGTCTGGTCCAACGCCTCCCTTATGGATGCAGTTTCATTAACCTAAAACAACGATCGGTTCAGGTGGGAGCAGGAGGCGCTCGCCTCGTCGCGAAGCCGCTCACCGGGGCAGAACCGCGCGTGGAAATGCGCGTTGTGGGCGCGAAGGAGAGCGACAATGAGCAACAAGCATCTTCGTCCGGACGAGACCCCCGCCGACCTGCAGGACGATCTCGAACGTGATCCCGGCATCAGCCAGTCCAAGGGATTGTTTGCGGGCGACACGTCGACCGATGCCGACCTGATCAAGGGCGACAACACGATCGAGGGCGACATCGACAATGACGCGGGCGTCGCCGGCGGCGTGAACCCGAAGGAGGGGCACGACCACTGAACGTACAAGCCTCGCCGCAGAGCGAGGCGGACGTTTCCTCCCCGGAAGTGGCGCCTTGCTCATGCGAGCGAACCGCCCGCAAGTCGGTGGAGGGGTTTGGAAACTCACGTAAGCGCCCGGAGATGAGGCGCTGCGTGGGTCGCCGGCCCCCCTCCACCACCGCCTTTCGGCGGCGGTCCCCCTCCCCAAGCAAGCTCGGGGAGGATCTGATGCGGCGGGGCTCACCGGACCCGCTCCATCAGCCTGCGGCTGGTCCCCTCCTCGTTCCGAGGAGGATCTTAGGCTCAGAGCACGTACTTGCTGAGATCGGTGTTGCGGGCGATAGAGCTCAACTGCTTCTCGACATAAGCGCCGTCCACGGTCACCGTCTCGCCCGAACGCTCCGCCGCTTCGTAGCTGACGTCCTCGAGCAGTTTCTCGAGCACCGTCGAAAGGCGCCGGGCGCCGATATTCTCGATCTGCGAATTCACTTCCGCCGCGATGCGCGCCACGGCACGAATGCCGTCGTCGGTGAACACCACTTCGACGCCCTCGGTAGCGATCAGCGCGCGATATTGCTCGCTGAGGCTTGCTTCGGTCTCCGACAGGATGCGGACGAAGTCCTCCTCGGTCAAAGCCTTCAGTTCGACCCGGATCGGCAGGCGGCCCTGCAGTTCCGGCAGCAGATCGGAAGGCTTGGCGACGTGGAAGGCGCCGCTTGCAATGAAGAGGATGTGATCGGTCTTCATCGGTCCGTATTTGGTCGCGACGGTGGTGCCCTCGATCAACGGCAGCAGATCGCGCTGAACGCCTTCGCGGCTGACCGAGCCGCCCCGGACGTCCGACACCGCGATCTTGTCGATTTCGTCCAAAAAGACGATGCCGTTCGCTTCGGCATCGGCAAGCGCGGTGCGGGTGACGTCGTCCTGATCGAGCCTCTTGTCAGCCTCTTCCTCGACCAGCCGGTTCCACGCTTCGCGCACCTTGAGGCGGCGGCGCTTCTTGTTCTGCTGGCCAAGCGCCTTGGACATCATGTCGGAGAGATTGATCATGCCGACCTGACCGCCCATGCCAGGCACGTCGAACGGCATGTTCGGTGCCTCGACGACCTCCAGCTCGACTTCGCTATTGTCGAGATGGCCGTCGCGGAAACGCTGGCGGAAGCTCTCGCGGGTCGCTTCGCTGGCGCCCTTGCCGGTCAGCGCGTCGAGCAGCCGGTCCATCGCCGCCTGCTCGGCGGAATCCTTGACCGCGATCCGGCGCCGCTCCTTCTCCAGCCGCACCGCTTCCTCGACGAGATCGCGGGCGATCTGCTCGACGTCGCGGCCGACATAGCCGACCTCGGTGAACTTGGTGGCCTCGACCTTGACGAAGGGCGCGTCCGCGAGTTTGGCGAGCCGCCGTGAAATCTCAGTCTTGCCGCAGCCGGTCGGCCCGATCATCAGGATGTTCTTCGGCGTAACTTCCTCGCGCAGGCCATCGGGCAGGCGCTGACGCCGCCAGCGGTTGCGCAGCGCCACCGCGACCGCGCGCTTCGCCTCATTCTGGCCGACGATGTGGGCATCAAGTGCGGCGACCACCGCCTTGGGGGTAAGATTGTCGTTCATGTTGTGGTGTTTCGACCCGTATTGCTTGTCCGCAAGATGGCTGCGGAGGGGGAGGAATCAAGTTCGACGCGCCGGCGTGTCAGGCCGCGGCGGCGCCCTCGATCACTTCGACGGTGAGGTTGCCGTTGGTGTAGACGCAGATGTCCGCGGCGATCGCCATGCCCTTGCGCGCGATCGTCTCCGGATCCTCTTCATAGCCGTAGAGCGCGGTCGCCGCCGCGAGGGCAAAATTGCCGCCGGATCCGATCGCCGCGACGCCGCTCGCCGGCTCGAGCACATCGCCGTTGCCCGTGAGGATCAGGGTCACGTCCTTGTCGGCGACGATCATCATCGCTTCAAGGTTGCGCAGATATTTGTCGGTTCGCCAGTCCTTGGCGAGCTCGACCGCCGAGCGCATCAGCTGTCCGTGATGCTGCTCCAGCTTGCGCTCCAGCCGTTCGAACAAGGTGAAGGCGTCTGCAGTGGCGCCGGCAAAGCCGGCGATCACCGAGCCGTCGCCGATCCGCCGGACCTTGCGTGCGTTGGGTTTGATGACGGTGTGCTGCAGCGACACCTGTCCGTCGCCCGCGATCACCGCCTTGCCGTTCTTCCTTACCGCCAGGATCGTCGTCCCGTGCCAGCTTTCCATGGTAACTCCCGAATGCGTTTCGCAACATGTGGGAGCGGGCTCCGGCCTGCGCAACGTCCTCTTCCCCGGAGCGTCGGAAGCGCCTAGCCTTCGAGGCTGAACAGGGGATTGAATGATGCGGGCACGGCTTGGAGTCATGGGTGCGATACTGGCCGGCGCGGCCCT
The nucleotide sequence above comes from Sphingosinicella sp. BN140058. Encoded proteins:
- a CDS encoding head GIN domain-containing protein, with the protein product MIHRAAFLLPLLAAAPALAAERSYSVTDFDRLRIEGPYQVTLVTGTTTRARAKGDQAALDRVTIEVQSGVLKIHPNRSAWGGTPGAGSGPVTIELATRELRAAAIVGAGRLAIDRLRGLKADLSLSGSGAMTIGAVDSDALALTLAGAGTLKLAGKAKQLRATVQGSGTLDGEGLAADDATLVSDSSGSIGFRAVRTARVSANGLGEVRIAGPASCTITGPGAASVICGK
- a CDS encoding head GIN domain-containing protein, with the protein product MRGPIATLGSMLLLAACNFSADAQNHDAKPSGQNGSRAFEVGSFDKVALGGPHNVVVTVGGAPSVRAEGDLGIIDKLDIRVEDGELEIGTKKGFSFKWNSDKSPVTVYVTLPALAAASIGGSGDMKIDKVSGDRFEGSIGGSGDMDIGALQVKAASFSIAGSGGIRAKGKAESGDVSVAGSGDLSLEGLEVQRTNVSIVGSGNVKARAMQSADISIVGSGDVELSGPAKCNISKMGSGEARCTG
- a CDS encoding CarD family transcriptional regulator translates to MAAKALSFDVGDYVVYPKHGVGRVIELQSTDIAGMQLELYVLRFEKERMTLRVPTNKAESVGMRKLSSDKTMQEALATLKGKPKVKRTMWSRRAQEYEAKINSGDLVSIAEVTRDLFRADDQPEQSYSERQIFEAASSRLARELAALEGLDEPKALDKILDILNKAAAIYNKEKVIEA
- the fdxA gene encoding ferredoxin FdxA, which encodes MTYVVTDACIRCKYMDCVEVCPVDCFYEGENMLVINPNECIDCGVCEPECPAEAILPDTEAGLEKWLEVNATYSAEWPNLTRKRESPADADDHKGEEGKFEKYFSASPGLGD
- a CDS encoding RNA-binding S4 domain-containing protein codes for the protein MPLRRWRGSGVADTLRLDKFLWFARIVKTRSLAQALAEGGHLRLSGRIVDRAHAPVRIGDVLSFAVHGRVRVLRIEALPARRGPPAEARMLYSELVEGSPLTSEGGGD
- a CDS encoding helicase-related protein, giving the protein MSQFARAPLTAILGPTNTGKTHLAVERMAAHSSGMIGFPLRLLAREVYDRMVKLKGANQIALITGEEKILPRDARWFLCTAESMPMERDFAFVGLDEAQLGADPERGHVFTDRMLHARGREETMILGSEALAPMVRALLPKAEIIGRPRFSTLSYAGPTKLSRLPPRSAIVAFSAEQVYAVAEMLRRMRGGAAVVMGALSPRTRNAQVAMYQAGEVDYLVATDAIGMGLNMDVTHVAFAGLSKFDGRRRRRLTPAEMAQIAGRAGRHQRDGTFGSITLEGELAAEFRPEEIEAIEEHRFAPLDHLYWREGDPDVRSVDALVRSLERRPTALGLRAAPEAIDLAVLKRLAEDPEIAARAKGQDQVRRLWASCGLPDFRKTGPDHHARLVGRIFLHLSEGDGRIPQGWYASQVAALDNVQGDIDTLADRIAGVRTWAYIAHRADWLADPVTMAERTREVEEKLSDALHERLTQRFVDRRTSVLLRDIGRKGAGEFPVIVDEQGEVTVGSFPIGRMEGFSFEVDPTAKHADRKMLLATAERRLGGEFEKRAAALAADTDDHFTLRTDPGLPIAILWRGHEVARLGPGKNLLSPRLLIDRRLDRLSERGRSTVTSRLDLWLRHQVEHWLAPLRAAGAAAQDSSAPPAIRSILAMLVDEGGIVPREVVAKPIAALEREQRKLITRLRVRIGALDLYLPDILKPEPRRWRTALRSACSGVAMPLLPSESAVVLPTPGETERRLLARLGYRALGPQMVRVDLVERLAKRAFEARAGKAETYVDEALATSLGLQPQTIAKLMRDLGFRPSGATPGEQPGWVWRGHARRRPEPQADPSHAFAALAGLRRG